In Sorghum bicolor cultivar BTx623 chromosome 8, Sorghum_bicolor_NCBIv3, whole genome shotgun sequence, one genomic interval encodes:
- the LOC8076280 gene encoding calcium-dependent protein kinase 28, with amino-acid sequence MQPDPQGPGRGKAGGANAHVRLPPPVTAGSGGRPASVLPHKTDNVRDHYRIGKKLGQGQFGTTYQCVGKADGAEYACKSIPKRKLLCREDYEDAWREIQIMHHLSEHPNVVRIRGAYEDALFVHLVMELCAGGELFDRIVAKGHYTERAAAQLIRTIVGVVQGCHSLGVMHRDLKPENFLFASTAEDAPLKATDFGLSVFYKPGDKFADVVGSPYYVAPEVLQKCYGPEADVWSAGVILYILLCGVPPFWAESEAGIFRQILRGKLDLESEPWPSISDSAKDLVRKMLIRDPAKRLTAHEVLCHPWIVDDSVAPDKPIDSAVLSRLKNFSAMNKLKKMALRVIAESLSEEEIGGLKELFKMIDTDNSGTITYDELKDGLKRVGSDLMEPEIQALMDAADIDNSGTIDYGEFLAATLHMNKLEREESLVSAFAFFDKDGSGFITIDELSQACEQFGLSDVHLEDMIKDVDQNNDGQIDYSEFAAMMRKGNAGGTGRRTMRSSLHVNLGELLKPSET; translated from the exons ATGCAGCCGGACCCGCAAGGCCCGGGCAGGGGGAAGGCGGGCGGCGCCAATGCGCACGTGCGGCTGCCGCCGCCGGTGACGGCGGGGTCGGGTGGGCGGCCGGCGTCGGTGCTGCCGCACAAGACGGACAACGTGCGGGACCACTACCGCATCGGGAAGAAGCTGGGTCAGGGGCAGTTCGGCACCACGTACCAGTGCGTGGGCAAGGCGGACGGCGCCGAGTACGCGTGCAAGTCCATCCCCAAGCGCAAGCTGCTGTGCCGCGAGGACTACGAGGACGCGTGGCGCGAGATCCAGATCATGCACCACCTCTCCGAGCATCCCAACGTCGTCCGCATCCGCGGCGCGTACGAGGACGCCCTCTTCGTCCACCTCGTCATGGAGCTCTGCGCTGGCGGCGAGCTCTTCGACCGCATCGTCGCCAAGGGCCACTACACAGAGCGCGCCGCGGCGCAGCTCATCAGGACGATTGTTGGGGTGGTGCAGGGGTGCCACTCGCTCGGTGTCATGCACCGGGACCTCAAGCCAGAGAATTTCCTCTTCGCGAGCACCGCCGAGGATGCCCCGCTCAAGGCCACTGATTTTGGGCTCTCCGTGTTCTACAAGCCCG GTGATAAGTTTGCTGACGTTGTTGGGAGCCCCTATTATGTTGCCCCtgaggtgcttcaaaaatgctATGGCCCAGAAGCTGATGTATGGAGCGCTGGAGTGATTTTGTACATTTTGCTATGTGGTGTACCCCCATTCTGGGCAG AGAGTGAAGCAGGGATCTTCAGGCAGATTTTGCGAGGCAAACTTGATTTGGAATCTGAACCATGGCCAAGTATCTCTGATAGTGCTAAGGATCTAGTCCGTAAGATGCTTATCCGGGATCCTGCGAAGAGATTGACTGCTCATGAGGTTCTAT GTCATCCATGGATTGTTGATGATTCTGTTGCACCTGATAAGCCTATTGATTCTGCTGTTTTGTCAAGGCTGAAAAACTTTTCTGCAatgaacaagctcaagaagatggcATTGAGG GTGATTGCTGAAAGTCTATCTGAGGAGGAGATTGGGGGTTTAAAGGAGTTGTTCAAAATGATTGATACTGACAATAGTGGGACGATAACTTATGATGAACTGAAGGATGGTCTGAAAAGGGTGGGCTCGGATCTGATGGAACCTGAAATCCAGGCTTTGATGGATGCA GCTGATATTGATAACAGTGGAACCATTGATTATGGAGAGTTCTTAGCGGCTACATTGCACATGAATAAACTGGAGAGGGAGGAAAGCTTGGTGTCAGCATTTGCATTCTTCGATAAGGACGGGAGTGGCTTCATAACAATCGATGAGCTGTCACAAGCATGTGAGCAGTTTGGTCTTTCTGATGTTCATCTTGAGGATATGATCAAAGATGTGGACCAGAACAAT GATGGCCAAATTGATTACAGTGAGTTTGCTGCGATGATGAGAAAGGGCAATGCTGGTGGAACAGGAAGGCGAACCATGAGGAGCAGCTTGCATGTGAATCTTGGTGAACTCTTGAAGCCTTCTGAGACCTAG
- the LOC8076281 gene encoding probable sodium/metabolite cotransporter BASS1, chloroplastic, whose product MICATLHLLCTGQKPTTARRELHLPDRATAMAPLLLSLPLRLRPIPAAAGSSTSRIAPRPRSPRPFPRRRLLLRLPALQAQVQCLAAPAGGPDAPAPTPRWHAALSAAAGLYPASVAVARPEAFRWFVALAPGSYTATLGFIMLAMGLALQLRDFAALLRDRPLAILFGCAAQYAIMPAFGAIVSHALGLPPPLSAGLILLGCCPGGTASNVVTLVAQGDVPLSIVMTVCSTLAAVFLTPLLTKILAGAYIPVDAVKLSLSTLQVVVAPILLGSSIQTAFPSVVQFVTPFAPLMAVLASSLLACSVFSENFVRLRSTIADASSVSGNFFSRDIGIVMLSVFLLHFAGFFVGYAAAAIGGFKEKQRRAISIEVGMQNSSLGVVLATAHFSSPLVALPPALSAVIMNMMGSTLGLIWQSISPSVSENETTDITNA is encoded by the exons ATGATCTGCGCTACACTTCACTTGCTCTGCACGGGACAAAAACCAACCACCGCGCGCCGGGAGCTCCACCTCCCGGATCGCGCCACCGCCATGGctcccctcctcctctctctccctctccgcctccgccccatccccgccgccgccgggagctCCACCTCGAGGATCGCGCCGAGGCCACGGTCCCCTCGCCCCTTCCCCAGGCGGCGCCTGCTCCTGCGCCTTCCCGCCCTCCAAGCCCAAGTCCAATGCCTCGCGGCACCCGCCGGAGGCCCCGACGCGCCAGCGCCCACGCCGCGGTGGCACGCGGCGCTGTCCGCGGCGGCGGGGCTGTACCCGGCCTCCGTGGCCGTCGCGCGGCCCGAGGCGTTCCGGTGGTTCGTGGCGCTGGCGCCGGGGTCCTACACCGCCACGCTCGGCTTCATCATGCTCGCCATGGGCCTCGCGCTCCAGCTCAGGGACTTCGCCGCCCTCCTCCGCGACAGGCCCCTCGCC ATTCTGTTCGGGTGTGCCGCGCAGTACGCCATAATGCCGGCGTTTGGCGCCATCGTTAGCCACGCGCTGGGGCTTCCCCCGCCCCTCTCAGCTGGACTAATCCTGCTGGGATGCTGTCCTGGAGGAACTGCATCCAATGTG GTGACTTTAGTTGCTCAAGGTGATGTTCCATTATCCATCGTGATGACTGTCTGCAGCACTCTTGCTGCAGTGTTCCTTACTCCTCTGTTAACAAAAATTCTTGCCGGTGCTTATATTCCCGTGGATGCTGTGAAGCTCTCCCTCAGTACTTTGCAG GTGGTGGTTGCCCCAATTCTATTAGGTTCATCGATACAAACTGCATTCCCATCAGTAGTTCAATTTGTGACTCCTTTTGCACCTCTGATGGCAGTCTTGGCTTCATCCCTTCTGGCATGCAG TGTCTTCTCTGAGAACTTTGTGCGCCTAAGATCGACAATTGCCGATGCATCCTCTGTGAGTGGGAACTTCTTCTCCAGGGATATTGGCATTGTCATGCTCTCTGTCTTCTTGCTGCATTTTGCTGGTTTCTTTGTTGG TTATGCGGCAGCAGCTATTGGTGGTTTCAAAGAAAAACAAAGGAGAGCaatatctattgag GTAGGAATGCAAAACTCATCCTTAGGGGTAGTTTTAGCAACTGCACATTTCTCCTCACCCTTGGTCGCCCTCCCTCCTGCACTCTCAGCTGTCATCATGAACATGATGGGTAGCACACTAGGTCTCATATGGCAATCTATCAGCCCTTCTGTTTCAGAGAATGAAACCACTGACATAACCAATGCATGA
- the LOC8076283 gene encoding alpha-(1,4)-fucosyltransferase produces the protein MLFRKRINYVAPMLASAFILLLLLSGYFELPSISSTSLSTPSPLLAAARFPTALDSVGSRDRDPFTSLLEAFASWDAAVGCPRIRAKLAATAGVERGLTPPGAGANDTAAEDPAAAAAAAAVTGGAAWRGAARCEDLAARHVNVLVKGWTWVPDALDGVYTCRCGVSCVWSKSVAAVDRPDALLFEGATPPPQRMKGLPLRVYLDLEASRKPTGFEDIFIGYHANDDLQVTYAGKSFHTSRSYHISTEKRNDALIYWSSSRCLPHRDKLAKDFLSLVPHHSFGRCLNNVGGPDMALSMYPVCSTNDNGTPHWWDHLHCAMSHYKFVLAIENTKTESYVTEKLFYALEAGSVPIYFGAPNVWDFVPPNSIIDASKFSSLKELASYVKMLANDPVAYAEYHAWRRCGVLGNFGRAREMSLDTLPCRLCEVVSKRGGKSADAL, from the exons ATGCTCTTCCGGAAGCGCATCAACTACGTGGCCCCGATGCTCGCCTCCGCCTtcatcctgctcctcctcctctcgggCTACTTCGAGCTCCCGtccatctcctccacctcgctcTCCACGCCATCGCCGCTCCTCGCCGCGGCGCGCTTCCCCACCGCGCTCGACTCCGTCGGCTCCCGCGACCGCGACCCCTTCACCTCCCTCCTCGAGGCCTTCGCCTCCTGGGACGCCGCCGTCGGCTGCCCCCGCATCCGCGCCAAGCTCGCCGCCACCGCGGGAGTGGAGCGGGGCCTGACACCGCCGGGCGCCGGCGCTAACGACACCGCGGCGGAGGaccctgcggcggcggcggcggcggcggccgtcaCCGGCGGCGCCGCGTGGCGGGGCGCCGCGAGGTGCGAGGACCTCGCGGCGCGCCATGTCAACGTGCTCGTCAAGGGGTGGACGTGGGTCCCCGACGCGCTCGACGGCGTCTACACGTGCCGGTGCGGAGTTAGCTGCGTCTGGAGCAAGTCTGTTGCCGCCGTCGACCGCCCCGACGCGCTGCTCTTTGAGGgcgccacgccgccgccgcag AGAATGAAAGGTCTGCCTCTGCGTGTTTATCTGGATCTGGAGGCTAGTAGGAAGCCAACTGGTTTTGAGGACATTTTTATTGGTTACCATGCCAATGATGACTTGCAAGTAACATATGCTGGAAAATCATTTCACACCAGCCGTAGTTACCATATATCAACTGAAAAGAGAAAT GATGCACTTATTTACTGGTCATCTTCAAGGTGCCTTCCTCATAGAGATAAGCTTGCAAAAGACTTCCTCTCATTGGTGCCTCACCATTCGTTTGGAAGATGTTTGAATAATGTTGGTGGTCCTGACATGGCCTTATCCATGTATCCAGTTTGCTCCACCAATGACAATGGCACTCCACACTGGTGGGATCACCTCCATTGTGCAATGTCACATTACAAGTTTGTTCTTGCAATTGAGAACACCAAGACTGAAAGTTATGTGACTGAGAAGTTGTTCTATGCTTTGGAGGCTGGGTCAGTGCCAATATACTTTGGGGCACCCAATGTTTGGGATTTTGTTCCTCCTAATTCTATCATAGATGCCTCCAAATTCAGCTCACTCAAAGAACTGGCTTCATATGTGAAAATGCTGGCAAATGACCCTGTAGCCTATGCTGAATACCATGCATGGAGGCGTTGTGGTGTATTGGGTAACTTTGGCAGGGCACGTGAGATGAGCCTCGACACACTGCCTTGCCGACTCTGTGAAGTAGTTAGCAAGAGAGGTGGTAAGAGTGCAGATGCATTGTGA